In Legionella spiritensis, the following proteins share a genomic window:
- the icmJ gene encoding type IVB secretion system protein IcmJDotN, whose amino-acid sequence MSTNQEKNKLKLIASAGAWRLYSARKADVRFKSYEQKVFHRDRYTCQFCGFQARFFQEVVNLDNDYTNNRLSNLVTACCFCAQCFFVESVGVGGYGGGTLIYLPELTQPELNSLCHVLFCAITNDTGYKSSAQNIYRSFKFRSQIVEEKFGEGTSDPAILGQLIIDSGSTKPETLDKLLNNIRLLPSRAKFRKQIERWAASALEEITQTG is encoded by the coding sequence ATGTCCACTAATCAGGAAAAAAACAAACTTAAGCTCATTGCCAGCGCAGGTGCCTGGAGATTGTATTCGGCCAGAAAGGCGGATGTCCGGTTTAAATCCTATGAACAAAAAGTATTTCATCGTGACAGGTATACTTGTCAGTTCTGTGGATTTCAGGCCAGATTCTTTCAGGAAGTGGTTAATCTTGATAACGACTATACGAATAACCGATTATCCAATTTAGTGACCGCATGTTGTTTTTGTGCGCAGTGTTTCTTTGTCGAATCCGTGGGTGTAGGTGGGTATGGTGGTGGAACCTTGATATATCTACCGGAATTGACACAACCGGAATTAAACAGTTTGTGCCATGTTTTATTTTGTGCGATAACGAATGATACCGGTTACAAAAGCAGCGCCCAAAATATTTATAGAAGCTTCAAGTTTCGTTCCCAGATAGTTGAGGAAAAATTTGGTGAGGGAACCAGTGATCCGGCAATTTTGGGACAACTTATTATTGACTCCGGATCAACGAAGCCTGAAACATTGGATAAGCTGCTCAATAATATAAGACTTTTACCCTCTCGGGCCAAATTCCGCAAACAAATAGAGCGTTGGGCGGCCAGTGCCCTGGAAGAAATTACACAAACAGGCTGA
- a CDS encoding type IV secretion protein IcmD: MGLLAGTAMATTSLTIGSMASTITGSFGQLAKLITAGSYLAGLGFSIGAIMKFKQHKDNPTQIPIGTPIALVFIAAALLFLPTILGIAGATMFGSGGGETAGPSGTVFTSSGGG, from the coding sequence ATGGGGTTGCTGGCGGGCACAGCCATGGCTACAACCAGCCTGACTATTGGGTCCATGGCGTCAACCATCACCGGCTCATTCGGGCAATTGGCAAAACTGATTACGGCGGGTTCCTACCTGGCAGGCCTCGGTTTTTCAATTGGTGCGATTATGAAATTTAAGCAACACAAAGATAATCCAACCCAAATCCCGATTGGTACGCCGATTGCCCTGGTATTTATCGCCGCGGCGTTGCTGTTTTTACCAACCATTCTCGGTATTGCTGGCGCGACCATGTTTGGTTCCGGTGGCGGTGAAACGGCAGGCCCGTCAGGAACAGTATTTACCTCTAGTGGCGGTGGTTAA
- the icmG gene encoding type IVB secretion system protein IcmG/DotF: MVDNNQDNDEYQFSDLDVMGSDMMDDEDTAPMQSEVVERHSPQKNIRRNALIVVVLVILAMVVYKFMGAFFSSKTDQVATKKTTPSAIQPIPQETQSRPVQPVVTQQTTPSVTSSSSNREVNQKLAALEISQQNMRSEVTTVNNQLSGLSSNLNSLADKIAALSQTVNTLADKVEQQSRELAVISARTRPKTVRPKVRATRSLPVYYIQAVIPGRAWLIATNGSTLTVREGTKVAGYGVVKLIDAIQGRVVMSSGKVIRFSQQDS; encoded by the coding sequence ATGGTAGACAATAATCAAGACAATGATGAGTATCAATTTTCTGATCTGGATGTCATGGGTTCCGACATGATGGATGATGAGGACACAGCCCCAATGCAATCAGAGGTGGTTGAACGTCATTCACCTCAAAAAAACATCAGGCGTAATGCGTTAATCGTGGTTGTATTGGTTATTCTTGCGATGGTCGTATATAAATTCATGGGCGCCTTTTTTTCAAGTAAAACAGATCAGGTCGCAACCAAAAAAACAACGCCCTCAGCTATTCAGCCGATACCTCAGGAAACACAATCAAGACCGGTGCAGCCTGTTGTTACCCAGCAAACGACACCCAGTGTTACTTCGTCATCATCTAACCGGGAGGTTAATCAAAAACTGGCGGCCCTTGAGATTAGTCAGCAAAATATGCGTTCCGAGGTTACTACGGTCAATAATCAATTAAGTGGTCTTTCATCCAACTTAAATAGCCTTGCCGATAAAATTGCCGCGCTGAGCCAGACGGTCAATACGCTTGCGGACAAGGTTGAACAACAATCCCGCGAGCTTGCCGTTATCTCGGCTCGTACACGGCCAAAGACGGTGCGTCCGAAAGTGCGTGCTACGCGTTCTTTGCCTGTCTATTATATTCAGGCTGTAATTCCCGGCAGGGCTTGGTTAATTGCTACAAATGGGTCTACACTTACGGTAAGAGAAGGAACAAAAGTTGCAGGATATGGCGTTGTTAAGTTGATAGATGCGATTCAGGGACGAGTTGTCATGAGTTCAGGGAAAGTAATTAGGTTTAGCCAGCAAGACAGTTGA
- the dotG gene encoding type IVB secretion system protein DotG/IcmE, whose translation MAGRKENIKALFTNTRSRVIIIFTALLLVIAVIVGVIKLSSSTRLDTSATADLSTAPSIQSIPGALNPTAQYAKLQEVQNISQAQSALKTGGSAIPTIIRTQALGAGVQPIGPQQGEGSVGFATLAREAQAGAQQSLWIQDLQNSNCSKESVEKVVSEGAVLSDLKQACTCVQLRDNGYQVSELEQVCSCKELKAAGFNARQLKDAGFSAGRLRACGFDACELRNAGFTAQEMKDGGYSDGELKGAGFSENEIARAGGLPDGITEADIRKAGCSVDALRKLRAAGVSAAAIRRISGCSAAQLKAAGYSALDLKNAGFSAADLRKAGFTPEQLKQAGYSARDLLNAGFTPEELAKAGYTPAQIKAAESELPPGITSQDIKNAGCNVEALKKERLAGVSAKLIRQYAGCSAKALKEAGFTDDDLANAGFTPEQIKAAGPVSDSAIRAAGCDPDKLKQLFKAGVSAKRIRDLNGCSAAALKAAGYNARQLAEAGFTPQQLLAAGFSPQEIRDATGTSDDAIRAAGCDPAKLRVLFEKGVSAKRIRDLNGCSAAALKAAGYDAKQLSDAGFTPAQLLAAGFTPEQLKAAGVDPSAVIAAGRTADCSVASLKAARAAGVSATTIRQTLGCSAAALKAAGYTAAELKAAGFTAAELKDAGFTAAELKAAGFTAKELRAAGFSAKELKDAGFTAAQLKAAGFSASELKNAGFSAAELKAAGFSAKELKDAGFSAADLKNAGYSAKEIKDAGYSNAQLRSAGIEAASEPGSEVAGLPGVTQPSTTPSSLTGVPTRPQQTATSVEAANAQQLQKILERQNKQLADQRYQQQIQQRTSEMMSQANQALQAWQKVSTQAYVGGSEEEKAKSDSSLLSVGNQQGAASSAQQTSQASGNNNQNQQVLIKTGDILFAVMDTSVNSDEPGPILATIVSGRFKGAKLIGSFNLPSNSDKMVINFNTMSVPGANKTTSINAFAIDPNTARTALSSRTDHHYLLRYGSLFASSFLEGFGNAFQSANTTVTIGGTGGGDNITVQNGIGRSALENAVIGLATLGKTWGQVAQQQFNRPTTVEVFSGTSMGILFTQDLTSL comes from the coding sequence ATGGCAGGTAGAAAAGAGAATATTAAAGCGCTGTTTACGAATACCCGTTCCAGGGTCATTATTATTTTTACCGCTCTTTTGCTGGTTATTGCGGTAATTGTCGGTGTCATAAAACTTTCCTCATCCACAAGACTGGATACGTCTGCTACAGCCGATTTATCTACCGCACCCAGTATTCAATCCATTCCGGGTGCGCTTAATCCGACGGCGCAGTATGCCAAATTACAGGAAGTTCAGAATATTTCACAAGCTCAGAGCGCGTTGAAAACCGGAGGCAGCGCGATACCGACGATTATTCGTACACAAGCCCTTGGAGCCGGTGTGCAGCCAATAGGTCCGCAACAAGGCGAAGGCAGTGTGGGGTTTGCTACTCTTGCAAGGGAGGCGCAAGCGGGTGCCCAACAGAGCTTATGGATCCAGGATTTACAAAACAGCAATTGCAGCAAGGAATCCGTTGAGAAAGTGGTCAGTGAAGGAGCTGTGCTGTCTGATCTGAAACAGGCGTGTACCTGTGTCCAGCTAAGAGATAACGGTTACCAGGTCTCCGAACTGGAACAGGTTTGCTCGTGCAAGGAATTGAAAGCGGCCGGTTTTAATGCCAGGCAGTTAAAAGATGCCGGGTTTAGCGCGGGTCGCCTGCGGGCATGCGGATTTGATGCCTGTGAATTGCGAAATGCCGGATTTACCGCCCAGGAAATGAAAGACGGCGGTTATAGTGACGGGGAGTTAAAAGGAGCCGGGTTTTCCGAGAACGAAATTGCCAGAGCGGGTGGTTTGCCGGATGGAATTACTGAAGCCGATATACGAAAAGCCGGTTGCAGCGTAGACGCGTTGCGAAAACTTCGTGCTGCCGGAGTATCGGCTGCGGCAATAAGGAGAATCAGCGGCTGTAGTGCTGCGCAACTGAAGGCAGCCGGTTATAGCGCTCTGGATTTGAAAAATGCCGGATTCAGTGCTGCGGATTTGCGCAAAGCGGGATTTACTCCCGAGCAGTTAAAACAAGCGGGTTATAGCGCCCGTGATTTACTCAACGCCGGTTTTACTCCGGAAGAACTGGCCAAGGCCGGATATACGCCGGCCCAGATCAAGGCTGCCGAATCGGAATTGCCTCCCGGTATTACGTCACAGGATATTAAAAACGCGGGATGCAATGTCGAGGCCTTAAAAAAGGAACGGCTGGCGGGTGTTAGCGCCAAGCTGATAAGACAATATGCCGGGTGCAGCGCCAAGGCGCTCAAGGAAGCAGGATTTACCGATGATGATCTCGCCAACGCAGGGTTTACTCCCGAGCAAATCAAGGCGGCCGGGCCTGTCAGTGATAGTGCCATACGTGCTGCGGGTTGTGATCCGGATAAATTGAAACAACTGTTTAAGGCAGGGGTATCCGCCAAGCGGATACGTGACTTGAATGGGTGTAGTGCCGCGGCCTTAAAAGCCGCAGGCTACAATGCCAGGCAATTGGCTGAAGCCGGATTTACTCCTCAACAGCTTTTGGCAGCCGGTTTTTCGCCTCAGGAAATCAGAGATGCCACAGGGACTTCAGACGATGCAATTCGGGCAGCGGGCTGTGATCCGGCCAAATTAAGAGTTTTGTTCGAGAAAGGCGTATCCGCAAAAAGAATTCGCGATTTGAACGGATGCAGCGCGGCTGCCTTGAAGGCGGCGGGTTATGATGCCAAACAATTGTCGGATGCCGGCTTTACCCCGGCGCAATTACTGGCGGCCGGATTTACACCGGAGCAGTTAAAAGCGGCGGGCGTCGATCCTTCTGCGGTGATAGCCGCGGGGCGAACCGCCGATTGTAGTGTGGCTTCTCTGAAAGCTGCCCGGGCGGCCGGAGTTTCCGCAACCACAATCAGACAGACACTCGGTTGCAGCGCGGCGGCTTTAAAAGCGGCAGGTTATACCGCCGCCGAACTGAAAGCGGCAGGGTTTACCGCAGCGGAACTGAAAGATGCCGGATTCACCGCGGCAGAGCTCAAGGCAGCCGGATTCACCGCGAAAGAATTACGTGCCGCGGGTTTTTCCGCCAAGGAATTAAAAGACGCGGGATTTACGGCCGCACAACTGAAAGCGGCAGGGTTTTCCGCCTCGGAATTGAAAAATGCCGGTTTTAGCGCGGCAGAGCTCAAGGCAGCCGGTTTTAGTGCCAAGGAATTAAAGGATGCGGGATTCAGCGCTGCCGATTTAAAAAATGCGGGGTATTCGGCAAAAGAGATTAAAGACGCGGGATACAGTAATGCCCAGTTAAGAAGCGCGGGGATAGAGGCGGCCAGTGAGCCGGGCTCCGAAGTGGCTGGTTTACCCGGTGTTACCCAGCCTTCAACAACCCCCTCCAGCCTGACCGGGGTTCCAACCCGACCCCAGCAAACGGCTACGTCGGTTGAGGCTGCCAACGCGCAGCAATTGCAGAAAATACTGGAGCGACAAAACAAGCAACTGGCTGATCAGCGCTATCAACAGCAAATTCAGCAACGTACTTCTGAAATGATGTCCCAGGCGAATCAGGCACTGCAAGCCTGGCAGAAAGTATCTACCCAGGCTTATGTAGGTGGTTCGGAAGAGGAAAAGGCTAAAAGTGATAGCAGTTTACTCTCGGTCGGTAATCAGCAAGGCGCTGCTTCTTCGGCCCAGCAGACGTCACAGGCATCAGGTAATAATAATCAGAATCAACAGGTATTGATTAAAACCGGTGATATACTATTTGCCGTTATGGATACGTCGGTAAATAGTGATGAACCAGGACCAATTCTAGCCACTATCGTCTCCGGTCGATTTAAAGGTGCCAAGTTAATTGGCAGTTTCAATCTGCCATCCAATTCAGACAAAATGGTTATCAATTTTAATACCATGTCTGTGCCAGGTGCGAATAAAACAACCTCAATCAACGCGTTCGCCATTGACCCCAATACTGCCAGAACAGCACTTTCCAGCAGAACGGATCATCATTATCTGCTTCGCTACGGTTCGTTGTTTGCTTCATCGTTCCTGGAGGGCTTCGGAAACGCGTTCCAATCGGCGAATACCACGGTTACGATCGGCGGTACCGGCGGTGGTGATAACATTACCGTTCAAAATGGTATCGGTCGTTCTGCGTTGGAAAATGCGGTGATTGGACTGGCCACGCTTGGTAAAACCTGGGGTCAGGTTGCTCAGCAGCAATTTAATCGTCCGACAACGGTCGAAGTTTTTTCCGGTACCAGTATGGGTATTTTGTTTACACAAGATTTAACATCACTTTAA
- a CDS encoding DotH/IcmK family type IV secretion protein → MNKTIALLQWVGKSILLAAYTLTTPLYAADQADSAQQALQQLRILQERLSKSSGQQDGAANNQPGKSAAPASNNTRPAAPGATSNQTAANPQDPSLTLSDKDLIDIKAFEGVTRQLFPLTPEQILRLKQIYQENNFAEASTAGTPPKPTATSQFVNLSPGSTPPVIRLSQGFVSSLVFLDSTGAPWPISAYDLGDPSSFNIQWDKTSNTLMIQSMKLYNYGNLAVRLRGLNTPVMLTLIPGQKAVDYRVDLRVQGYGPNAKNMPMEEGIPPSASDVLLHVLDGVPPQGSKRLTVSGGDARAWLLNEKMYVRTNLTILSPGWIGSMTSADGMHAYEMQKSPVLLVSWHGKVMQLKVEGL, encoded by the coding sequence ATGAATAAAACGATAGCTTTACTGCAATGGGTGGGTAAATCCATATTGTTAGCTGCCTATACATTGACGACACCACTTTACGCAGCGGACCAGGCAGATTCGGCACAGCAGGCCTTGCAGCAGCTTCGTATACTGCAGGAACGGCTATCCAAATCAAGTGGGCAGCAAGACGGTGCGGCGAATAATCAGCCGGGTAAGAGTGCCGCGCCGGCAAGTAATAATACCAGACCTGCGGCTCCTGGCGCGACTTCAAATCAGACCGCTGCCAATCCCCAGGATCCTTCATTAACGCTCTCAGACAAGGATCTGATAGATATCAAGGCGTTTGAAGGCGTAACCAGACAGTTATTTCCCTTGACGCCGGAACAGATACTGCGTCTGAAACAAATATATCAGGAAAACAATTTTGCGGAGGCGTCCACGGCCGGAACACCGCCCAAGCCGACGGCAACCTCGCAGTTTGTTAATTTATCCCCGGGATCCACACCTCCGGTTATCCGATTATCCCAGGGGTTTGTTTCGTCGCTGGTGTTTCTTGATTCAACCGGAGCGCCATGGCCTATTAGCGCCTACGATCTTGGCGATCCCTCCTCATTTAACATTCAATGGGATAAAACCAGCAACACGCTGATGATCCAATCAATGAAGTTGTATAATTACGGTAATCTGGCGGTAAGATTACGAGGTTTAAACACCCCGGTTATGCTGACTTTGATTCCCGGACAGAAAGCGGTGGATTACCGTGTGGATTTACGTGTGCAGGGCTATGGGCCGAATGCGAAAAACATGCCCATGGAGGAGGGAATCCCTCCCAGTGCCAGTGATGTTCTTCTGCACGTGCTTGACGGCGTCCCTCCTCAAGGCAGCAAGCGATTGACGGTTAGTGGCGGTGATGCCAGGGCCTGGCTTCTCAATGAGAAAATGTATGTTAGAACCAATCTCACCATATTGTCACCCGGTTGGATAGGAAGTATGACCAGTGCGGATGGCATGCACGCATATGAGATGCAAAAATCACCGGTTTTACTGGTGTCCTGGCATGGAAAAGTCATGCAATTAAAGGTAGAAGGGTTATAA
- a CDS encoding type IVB secretion system apparatus protein IcmL/DotI: MAEKALTEVSIQNKFYRDGQQKLMFSLLMALVIIFITGSILIYIVTHPPEPKYFATSINGRITPLTPLMEPNQSDSAVLQWANQAAIAAFTYNFVNYREELKASSGFFTTEGWQQFLDALQQSNNLDQVKAKKLIVSAVATRAPIILQKGVLNGRFSWRVQMPILVTYQSASEFSQQNNVVTMLITRISTLESPRGIGISQFVVGPAGGGIS, encoded by the coding sequence ATGGCTGAAAAAGCATTGACTGAGGTTAGTATACAGAACAAGTTTTATCGTGATGGGCAACAAAAGTTAATGTTTTCCCTGTTGATGGCGCTGGTTATCATTTTTATAACCGGTTCTATCCTTATTTATATCGTTACCCATCCTCCGGAGCCCAAATATTTCGCGACCAGTATCAATGGCCGTATTACTCCTCTTACCCCTCTCATGGAGCCAAACCAGTCTGATTCGGCAGTATTGCAATGGGCAAATCAGGCTGCTATTGCCGCGTTTACCTATAATTTCGTCAATTATCGCGAAGAGTTAAAAGCGTCTTCAGGTTTTTTTACCACGGAAGGCTGGCAGCAATTTTTGGATGCGCTACAGCAATCAAACAATCTGGATCAGGTCAAGGCAAAAAAACTAATTGTGTCCGCCGTGGCAACCCGTGCCCCGATTATTTTACAAAAAGGGGTTTTAAACGGCCGATTTTCCTGGCGAGTTCAGATGCCGATTCTGGTAACTTATCAGAGTGCCAGTGAATTTAGTCAGCAAAATAATGTGGTTACCATGTTAATTACACGGATCTCAACGCTGGAGTCACCGCGCGGAATTGGTATCTCTCAATTTGTCGTTGGTCCGGCCGGGGGTGGAATAAGTTGA
- the icmM gene encoding type IVB secretion system protein IcmM/DotJ — protein MSRETWEIIKNSKSFYVKTYRRVSTMIIMSLVLNVILVCGIYYSYFNQPAREFYATNGVTPPVKLKPLAAANESAQALLAPDPNNIEAVKEIPQ, from the coding sequence ATGAGTCGTGAGACTTGGGAAATAATAAAAAATTCAAAGTCTTTTTATGTAAAGACCTATCGACGGGTGAGCACCATGATTATTATGTCATTGGTGTTAAATGTTATTTTGGTCTGCGGGATTTATTACAGCTATTTTAATCAGCCTGCACGAGAGTTTTATGCAACGAATGGTGTGACGCCTCCCGTGAAGCTTAAGCCCCTGGCGGCAGCGAATGAATCAGCGCAAGCGTTGCTGGCACCGGATCCGAATAACATTGAAGCAGTCAAGGAAATACCCCAATAA
- a CDS encoding type IVB secretion system apparatus protein IcmL/DotI, with the protein MPQDALTAVNIRNQFYKSGQRKVTLVLLASIACNIMFFYLLLYIVYNPPGPRYFPTGINGRITRLYPLTEPNQSNSSVLQWAGEAAVAAFTYNYVNYRQELQASSGFFTAKGWELFLNALDESNNLEAVKQKKLIVSAVATSAPAIKNAGFYQGRYSWRIEVPVLVTYQSATEYTQQNNMVTMVVTRVSTLNSPSGIGIAQFVVSPLS; encoded by the coding sequence ATGCCGCAAGACGCTCTGACAGCTGTCAATATTCGAAACCAGTTTTATAAAAGTGGTCAACGGAAAGTAACTCTGGTGTTACTGGCCTCGATAGCCTGTAATATTATGTTCTTCTATCTTCTGTTATATATTGTTTACAATCCTCCCGGACCCCGTTATTTTCCTACCGGAATTAACGGCAGGATAACCCGCTTGTATCCGCTTACCGAACCTAATCAATCGAATAGTTCCGTTTTGCAATGGGCCGGTGAAGCTGCTGTGGCTGCATTTACTTACAATTATGTTAACTACCGCCAGGAATTACAGGCTTCTTCCGGGTTTTTTACTGCCAAGGGGTGGGAGTTGTTTTTAAATGCCCTGGATGAATCAAACAATCTGGAAGCAGTGAAGCAAAAGAAGTTGATCGTATCTGCGGTTGCGACCAGCGCCCCGGCTATTAAAAACGCAGGATTCTACCAGGGACGATATTCATGGCGCATAGAAGTACCTGTACTGGTAACGTATCAGAGTGCAACGGAATACACGCAGCAGAATAATATGGTGACCATGGTGGTCACCCGTGTTTCTACGCTCAACTCACCGAGCGGTATCGGTATTGCCCAATTTGTCGTGAGTCCATTGAGCTGA
- the icmN gene encoding type IVB secretion system protein IcmN/DotK: MRHLRVGLKICSTWPATLFVCVLLFGCKGDKYQPIIDSDAYKLPRKVAGTSDSMVITMQKKFHKRGVKVITMGQDYLVSLPSSALFTDQSPRLTWKSYELLNDIVLFLQQFRKIGVNVTGYSSKYVSTRREQALTLARARAVANYLWGQGIDSRFIFTEGAGSDKPAVWFTQGGDESPNSRIEITFRDAIV, encoded by the coding sequence GTGAGACATTTGCGCGTTGGCTTAAAGATATGTTCAACATGGCCGGCCACTCTGTTCGTTTGTGTGTTGTTATTTGGTTGCAAGGGTGATAAATATCAGCCGATTATTGACAGTGACGCTTACAAGCTGCCGCGTAAAGTTGCCGGAACATCCGATTCCATGGTGATTACCATGCAGAAGAAATTTCATAAACGCGGGGTGAAAGTGATTACAATGGGACAGGATTATCTTGTCAGCCTGCCGTCTTCAGCCTTGTTTACGGATCAGTCGCCCAGGTTGACCTGGAAATCTTATGAATTGCTCAATGACATTGTTCTTTTCCTGCAACAGTTCAGAAAAATTGGTGTTAATGTAACGGGTTACAGTAGTAAATACGTCTCGACGAGAAGAGAACAAGCCTTGACTTTGGCCAGAGCAAGGGCTGTTGCCAATTACCTGTGGGGTCAGGGCATAGACAGCCGCTTTATCTTTACGGAAGGGGCAGGCAGTGACAAGCCGGCGGTCTGGTTTACCCAAGGGGGTGATGAATCACCGAATTCAAGAATCGAAATCACCTTCAGGGATGCTATCGTATAG
- a CDS encoding TraM recognition domain-containing protein codes for MMRGIDTRHEIDPSQLLRDTRTMGQRIADFFSDPTNISIVLVSLAATAYYISQASSLILILGGLAFLYSYTRKQMLPFRLPQIARVKDYNDLKPGIKTPNVARGIAFFGNDRKTNEELWFANDDLRTHALIFGSTGSGKTEALVSLAYNALVQASGFIYVDGKGDNSLYAKVFSMVRSMGREDDLLLINFMTGARDIVGPQEKRLSNTLNPFCQGSSSMLTQLVVSLMGSSGQSSDGDMWKGRAITFVEALMKLLVYMRDEGAILLDANSIRNYFDLQRLESIVIDKVFPRDEQESVNIESIPKLVTDPLRNYVFNLPGYNKEKKGKQVSQVLEQHGFITMQLVRVFSSLADTYGHIIRTNLAEVDFKDVVLNRRILVVLLPALEKSPDELSNLGKVIVSSLKAMMAAGLGEEVEGDYRDVIERKPTNSPTPYMCILDEYGYYAVQGFAVVPAQARSLGFSAIFAGQDLPAFQKASKEEAASIGANTNIKICMKLEDPTETWDFFTKTAGEAYVTKVDSFQTKETSFANSYLDTKSSSYEKRSRIDLLDLKEQTEGEAHIFFKSKIVRARMFYANPKPVKQLKLNQFLKVEPPPDDYLAKLYQQLAGFQRVLDSGDISITKEVENEEITLITKSLHEAKLGDPIERGVAALLAYHNLNEPEPIEDLLEEEEEGVLTIFSTLRQPSGALPLLVKDVEQFSQPILAINETRNYLSVIERACGAKDKYAGTVANELIKDFQMATNYPPQERDEIDAGSLADIANELSDHIVNEREKASKGSGDDTL; via the coding sequence ATGATGCGTGGTATTGATACAAGGCATGAGATAGATCCTTCCCAGTTACTCAGAGACACGAGGACAATGGGTCAGAGGATTGCGGATTTTTTTTCCGACCCGACTAATATTTCTATCGTTCTGGTGTCACTGGCCGCCACGGCTTACTACATATCCCAGGCATCCAGTCTGATTCTGATTCTGGGTGGATTGGCCTTTCTGTATAGTTATACACGCAAACAGATGTTGCCTTTTCGTTTACCGCAAATCGCCCGGGTCAAGGACTATAATGACCTGAAGCCAGGCATCAAGACGCCCAATGTGGCGCGTGGCATCGCTTTTTTCGGGAATGATCGAAAAACGAATGAAGAGTTGTGGTTTGCCAATGATGATTTAAGAACGCATGCGTTAATTTTTGGTTCTACGGGTAGCGGTAAAACGGAAGCGCTGGTTTCTCTGGCTTACAATGCCCTGGTGCAGGCCAGCGGTTTTATCTATGTGGACGGAAAAGGCGATAATTCCCTGTATGCCAAAGTATTTTCCATGGTGCGTAGCATGGGGCGTGAGGACGATTTGCTGCTCATCAATTTTATGACGGGTGCTCGTGATATTGTTGGTCCCCAGGAAAAGCGGCTTTCCAACACCTTAAATCCGTTTTGTCAGGGGTCATCCAGTATGTTGACCCAGCTTGTGGTCAGTTTGATGGGATCCTCCGGTCAATCGTCCGATGGCGATATGTGGAAAGGCCGGGCTATTACTTTCGTGGAAGCCTTGATGAAGCTGCTTGTTTATATGCGCGATGAAGGGGCGATATTACTCGATGCCAATTCCATCCGTAATTATTTTGATTTGCAGCGTCTGGAATCGATTGTGATAGACAAGGTGTTTCCCAGAGATGAGCAGGAAAGCGTTAATATTGAATCCATACCCAAACTGGTTACCGATCCCTTGCGTAACTATGTGTTCAACCTGCCTGGTTACAACAAGGAGAAAAAAGGCAAACAGGTTTCTCAGGTTTTGGAGCAACATGGTTTTATTACCATGCAGCTGGTCAGGGTTTTTTCTTCCCTGGCCGATACTTACGGGCACATTATTCGCACCAATCTGGCCGAAGTGGATTTTAAAGACGTTGTCTTGAATCGCCGCATACTTGTTGTACTCCTGCCTGCCCTGGAAAAATCACCGGATGAGTTATCCAACCTGGGCAAGGTTATCGTTTCCTCATTAAAAGCTATGATGGCAGCCGGCCTGGGAGAAGAGGTAGAAGGAGACTATCGTGATGTGATAGAGCGAAAACCTACGAACTCACCGACACCTTACATGTGCATTCTCGATGAGTACGGGTATTACGCGGTACAGGGATTTGCAGTAGTGCCTGCACAGGCGCGCTCGTTGGGATTTTCGGCTATTTTTGCAGGCCAGGATTTACCGGCGTTCCAAAAAGCCTCCAAAGAGGAAGCGGCTTCAATAGGTGCAAACACCAATATCAAAATTTGTATGAAGCTTGAGGATCCGACGGAAACGTGGGATTTCTTTACCAAAACTGCCGGTGAAGCTTATGTCACCAAGGTCGATTCGTTTCAGACCAAGGAAACGAGTTTTGCCAACAGTTACCTTGATACCAAAAGTTCTTCCTATGAAAAAAGATCACGTATTGACTTGCTTGATCTTAAGGAGCAGACGGAAGGTGAGGCGCATATTTTCTTCAAGTCAAAAATTGTGCGGGCACGCATGTTTTATGCAAATCCCAAACCGGTTAAACAACTGAAACTGAATCAGTTTCTGAAAGTGGAACCGCCTCCGGATGATTATCTGGCTAAATTGTATCAGCAACTGGCCGGATTTCAGCGGGTGCTGGATAGTGGTGATATCAGCATTACGAAAGAAGTTGAAAACGAGGAAATCACGCTTATAACCAAATCATTACATGAAGCCAAGCTAGGTGATCCTATTGAACGAGGGGTTGCCGCACTGTTGGCTTATCATAATTTAAATGAACCGGAACCGATTGAAGATTTGCTTGAAGAGGAAGAAGAAGGGGTTTTAACCATATTCAGTACACTTCGCCAACCATCCGGTGCGTTACCTCTTCTGGTCAAGGACGTTGAACAATTTTCTCAACCTATCTTGGCTATCAATGAGACAAGAAATTATTTGTCTGTCATTGAACGAGCTTGTGGGGCCAAGGATAAATACGCCGGCACGGTCGCCAATGAATTGATCAAGGATTTTCAAATGGCAACCAATTATCCCCCGCAGGAGCGTGATGAAATTGATGCCGGGAGCCTTGCCGATATAGCCAACGAACTGTCCGACCATATTGTCAACGAACGAGAAAAAGCAAGCAAGGGTTCCGGGGACGATACACTTTAG